One Anaerolineales bacterium DNA window includes the following coding sequences:
- the minD gene encoding septum site-determining protein MinD, which produces MTATTATLTSGKGGVGKTTATANIGVALAAGGLRTVCMDSDIGLRNLDVVMGLENRIVYDLVDVIEGRCKLRQALIRDKRLSDLYLLPAAQTRDKTAVSPQDMVRLVDELRAEFDWVLIDSPAGIERGFRNAIAPADLVLIITNPEVSAVRDADRIIGLIEAEEKGPPKLIVNRMRPDMVRRGEMLSTDDILEVLAIELIGIVPEDETIVVASNQGSPVALDERSRAGRAFRQIAQRLTGEQVPFDDLEAKDGFFGRLSRLVKPGGAA; this is translated from the coding sequence ATGACTGCAACGACCGCAACTCTCACCTCGGGAAAGGGCGGCGTCGGCAAGACGACGGCGACGGCCAACATCGGCGTAGCCTTGGCCGCCGGCGGCTTGCGTACAGTGTGTATGGACTCGGACATCGGCCTGCGCAACCTGGACGTTGTCATGGGTCTGGAAAACCGAATCGTCTACGACCTGGTAGACGTCATCGAGGGCCGCTGCAAGCTGCGCCAGGCCTTAATCAGAGACAAGCGGCTGAGCGATTTGTACCTGCTTCCCGCCGCTCAAACCAGAGACAAGACAGCAGTCTCACCGCAGGACATGGTCCGCCTGGTAGATGAGCTGCGAGCGGAGTTCGATTGGGTGCTGATTGACTCGCCCGCCGGAATCGAACGCGGATTTCGCAATGCAATCGCTCCGGCGGATCTGGTGCTAATTATCACCAATCCGGAGGTCTCCGCCGTGCGCGACGCCGACCGGATCATTGGCTTGATCGAGGCCGAGGAGAAGGGCCCGCCCAAGCTGATTGTCAACCGGATGAGACCCGACATGGTGCGCCGCGGGGAGATGCTCAGCACCGACGACATTCTCGAAGTGCTGGCGATTGAGCTGATCGGGATTGTGCCCGAAGACGAGACAATCGTCGTCGCCTCCAATCAAGGATCGCCTGTCGCCCTTGACGAACGCAGCCGTGCCGGACGAGCGTTCCGGCAGATCGCACAGCGCCTCACGGGCGAGCAGGTACCGTTTGACGATCTGGAAGCCAAGGACGGCTTCTTCGGGCGCCTGTCGCGCCTGGTGAAGCCAGGAGGCGCGGCATGA
- the mreD gene encoding rod shape-determining protein MreD: MAYLVLIPTAALLVVLQTTLLPRFELLDGRADLVLLLVVGWAMTGRVVQAMVTGLVAGMLLDLLSGIPLGVSAIALIAAANVATLAQGRLWRAHQFAALGAVLIATAVYYTVLGSIALLIYPGTDLVHILTRVVLPATILNLILAIPAIQLAGGLERSLYPSKVVL; encoded by the coding sequence ATGGCCTACCTGGTCCTGATTCCAACGGCGGCCTTGCTTGTCGTCTTGCAAACGACACTGCTGCCTAGGTTTGAGTTGCTCGACGGCCGGGCGGATCTGGTGCTGCTGCTGGTTGTCGGCTGGGCCATGACTGGGCGCGTGGTACAAGCAATGGTGACTGGCCTGGTTGCCGGGATGCTCCTGGATCTGCTCTCCGGCATCCCGCTGGGCGTCAGCGCCATCGCCCTGATCGCGGCCGCCAATGTGGCGACCCTTGCCCAGGGAAGGTTGTGGCGGGCGCATCAGTTTGCCGCGCTCGGGGCGGTGCTGATAGCGACGGCCGTCTACTACACCGTGCTGGGGTCGATCGCGCTCCTGATCTATCCGGGCACGGACCTCGTCCACATCCTGACCCGGGTCGTGCTCCCGGCAACCATACTGAACCTGATCCTGGCGATCCCGGCAATTCAGCTTGCAGGCGGATTGGAGCGCAGCCTGTACCCGTCCAAGGTGGTCCTGTGA
- the minC gene encoding septum site-determining protein MinC, which produces MMESALEIKGTADGLLAVLPDDDWPASVRALLEAIDLRADFFRGAQLTLQLGGIEAHAGELGSLRDVLASREVHLRFVQSDHPATQEAAANLGLLARPRPPAPRPSPTDDEATGHGVEGEDCLFLQRTLRSGHKVHYPGHVVVLGDINPGAEIVAGGNVIVWGRLRGTVHAGAGGQESAVVCALDLAPTQLRIGAQIAVSPDRRGKPRPETALIRDGQLVAEPWSIEGKR; this is translated from the coding sequence ATGATGGAATCCGCTCTTGAGATCAAAGGGACGGCCGATGGCCTGCTGGCGGTCTTGCCGGACGACGATTGGCCGGCGTCGGTTCGGGCGCTGCTGGAGGCCATCGATCTCCGGGCGGACTTCTTCCGCGGGGCGCAGCTGACGCTCCAGCTGGGAGGAATCGAGGCCCACGCCGGTGAACTTGGCAGTCTGCGGGACGTCTTGGCGTCACGCGAGGTCCACCTCCGATTCGTCCAAAGCGACCACCCTGCGACGCAAGAGGCCGCCGCCAACCTGGGCCTGCTCGCTCGCCCCCGTCCGCCCGCGCCCCGCCCCTCCCCGACCGATGACGAGGCCACGGGGCACGGCGTCGAGGGCGAGGACTGCCTGTTCCTGCAACGAACGCTGCGCTCGGGTCACAAGGTGCACTACCCGGGCCATGTGGTCGTCCTGGGAGATATCAATCCGGGGGCGGAAATTGTGGCCGGGGGGAACGTCATCGTGTGGGGTCGCCTGCGGGGGACGGTACACGCCGGCGCCGGCGGGCAGGAGTCAGCTGTTGTCTGCGCACTTGACCTGGCACCGACTCAGCTTCGGATCGGGGCCCAGATCGCCGTCTCGCCGGATCGAAGAGGCAAACCGCGCCCGGAGACGGCCTTGATCCGCGATGGGCAGCTGGTGGCCGAACCGTGGTCCATCGAGGGCAAGCGCTAG
- the mreC gene encoding rod shape-determining protein MreC, with translation MPRFSPRVLVTVALVLVALSVLILSQAGYLRPVEGLALQPLVALQAAIAPRLAALQDLATSPGDVATLLARNAELEADVARLQQEVITLREQAAEVDILAALLNFARSAPQYGYVAARVVGRDASPFLRALWIDAGTNDGVARGMPVVNQSGLVGRVVEVYPNASRVRLITDPGEAVNVRLQASRADGVTSAQPNGELRIDMIDQEVEVSQEELVLTSGLGGNYPAQIPVGQVISVRRRDFEVFQQAVITPSVDFEDLEILLVVTSFAPLEAQLGP, from the coding sequence ATGCCACGTTTCTCCCCCCGCGTTCTGGTGACTGTGGCCCTGGTGCTGGTTGCGCTGAGCGTCTTGATCCTCAGCCAGGCCGGCTACCTGCGCCCGGTCGAGGGTCTTGCGCTTCAGCCCCTTGTCGCCCTGCAAGCGGCAATCGCCCCCCGCCTGGCAGCCTTGCAGGATCTGGCTACATCCCCGGGCGATGTCGCCACGCTGCTCGCCCGCAATGCCGAGCTGGAGGCAGACGTCGCTCGGCTGCAGCAGGAGGTGATCACCCTGCGCGAGCAGGCAGCTGAAGTCGACATCCTGGCGGCGCTGCTCAACTTCGCCCGCAGCGCACCGCAATACGGCTACGTCGCCGCCCGAGTCGTCGGCCGCGATGCCAGCCCATTCCTGCGAGCCTTGTGGATTGACGCCGGGACCAACGACGGAGTGGCGCGCGGGATGCCGGTCGTCAACCAATCGGGGCTGGTAGGCCGGGTCGTGGAGGTCTACCCCAACGCCTCCCGCGTCCGGCTGATCACCGATCCCGGCGAGGCGGTGAACGTCCGCCTGCAGGCTAGCCGCGCCGATGGCGTGACGTCGGCCCAGCCAAACGGGGAATTGCGGATCGACATGATCGACCAGGAGGTTGAGGTCTCCCAAGAAGAACTCGTCCTTACTTCCGGCCTAGGGGGAAACTACCCGGCCCAGATCCCCGTCGGCCAGGTCATCAGCGTCCGCAGGCGGGATTTTGAGGTCTTCCAGCAGGCAGTGATCACGCCGAGCGTTGACTTCGAGGACCTGGAAATCCTGCTGGTCGTAACGAGTTTTGCGCCCCTCGAGGCGCAGCTAGGACCGTGA
- the minE gene encoding cell division topological specificity factor MinE, which translates to MSILERLRGQDRHSAHAAKERLQLVLVHDRADLPPGKLEALKDDLVNVLSRYVEIDRSAVQISLTRDRNRQRLVADIPLAPARARRREAG; encoded by the coding sequence ATGAGCATCCTCGAGCGATTGCGAGGTCAGGATCGCCACAGTGCCCACGCCGCCAAGGAACGGTTGCAGCTGGTCCTGGTCCACGATCGGGCCGACCTGCCTCCCGGCAAGCTGGAAGCCCTGAAGGACGATCTTGTGAACGTGCTCTCCCGCTACGTTGAGATCGACCGCTCGGCGGTGCAGATCTCGCTCACCCGGGACCGCAATCGGCAACGCCTGGTCGCCGACATCCCGCTGGCGCCCGCCCGCGCTCGGCGCCGCGAGGCAGGCTAG
- the mrdA gene encoding penicillin-binding protein 2, protein MKANGNAPSKIPRWRLAVTYGAMLGLLALFVSRLFSFQILRNAEFIESARENRITRVNIPAPRGVIYDRNDYQLVRNIPTFNIVVTPALLPDSPAEVEEIYTRLAELIGVPLDQPGPPAAKCVPGRGVRQLVEEGATIAPYQPWPIACDVSEQLARIMREEQVDLPGVGVEIQPVREYTTGRLSSALIGYLGPIPAAFSELYQSLGFDPSRDKVGYAGVEGAYQKALAGSNGSKDVEEDVAGQQIRTLGEVAQPAPGNSLRMTIDTRLQAAAEAALAARIDFMNRFAGETKVPLGVAIAINPQTGEILAMVSLPTYENNRLARIIPQDYFQQLVEDERGKPLVNHAVSSEFPPGSTFKLVTATGALNENVISPNTPLEDPGKITIQNAYFPNDPGLAKDFVCWKEGGHGRIRFLDALAQSCNVYFYKIGGGFPGEPIEPGGLGIERLGIYARALGFGHQLGIELPAEEGGLIPSEDWKRINLGENWSTGDTYNSATGQGFVLATPLQVLNSVSTLANGGRVMWPHLLSQVLDGEGNLIEDIEPCMLWDLTDGVITPAEEIGRCIKAPQDVLDLMSDRPLPSPDIEVSPEVIDLVRRGMQRVVTDGTAADYAQLENISSGGKTGTGEFCDAEAREKGLCVPGQWPTHSWYAAFAPYENPEIAVVVFVYNGGEGAITAGPVVREILETYFALKAGDASRES, encoded by the coding sequence GTGAAGGCCAACGGCAACGCCCCTTCCAAAATCCCCCGCTGGAGGCTGGCAGTCACCTATGGGGCGATGCTTGGCCTGCTGGCGCTCTTTGTGTCCCGGCTGTTCTCGTTCCAGATCCTGCGCAACGCCGAGTTCATCGAATCGGCTCGCGAGAACCGGATTACGAGGGTCAATATCCCGGCACCACGCGGGGTAATCTACGATCGCAACGACTACCAGTTGGTACGCAACATCCCCACCTTCAACATCGTGGTGACTCCGGCGCTGCTGCCAGACAGTCCAGCTGAGGTCGAGGAGATCTACACCCGGCTGGCGGAGCTCATCGGCGTCCCCCTGGACCAGCCGGGCCCTCCGGCAGCCAAGTGCGTCCCCGGCCGAGGGGTGCGGCAGCTGGTTGAGGAGGGGGCGACCATTGCGCCCTATCAGCCCTGGCCGATCGCCTGTGATGTCTCCGAGCAACTGGCGCGCATCATGCGCGAGGAGCAGGTTGACTTGCCGGGGGTCGGGGTCGAGATTCAGCCGGTGCGCGAGTACACCACCGGCCGCTTGTCCTCCGCCCTGATCGGCTACCTGGGCCCGATCCCGGCGGCCTTCTCCGAGTTGTACCAGTCCCTGGGGTTCGATCCCTCGCGCGACAAGGTTGGCTACGCCGGGGTGGAGGGCGCCTACCAGAAGGCCCTGGCCGGGAGCAACGGGAGCAAAGACGTCGAAGAGGATGTCGCCGGCCAGCAGATCCGCACCCTCGGCGAGGTCGCCCAGCCGGCGCCGGGTAACAGCCTGCGGATGACGATCGACACCCGCCTGCAGGCCGCCGCCGAGGCGGCTCTGGCCGCCCGCATTGATTTCATGAACCGATTTGCCGGGGAAACCAAAGTCCCGCTGGGCGTCGCGATCGCCATCAACCCCCAGACCGGCGAAATCCTGGCGATGGTCAGCCTTCCGACCTACGAGAACAATCGCCTGGCGCGGATTATCCCCCAGGACTATTTCCAGCAGCTTGTGGAAGATGAACGGGGCAAGCCCCTGGTCAACCACGCCGTTTCCTCCGAGTTCCCGCCGGGGTCGACCTTCAAGCTAGTGACGGCTACTGGCGCCCTGAATGAGAACGTGATCTCTCCCAACACACCGCTCGAGGACCCCGGAAAGATCACGATTCAGAACGCCTACTTCCCGAACGACCCGGGGCTTGCCAAGGACTTCGTGTGTTGGAAGGAGGGTGGCCATGGGCGGATCCGGTTCCTCGACGCGCTGGCGCAGTCCTGCAATGTGTACTTCTACAAGATCGGCGGCGGGTTTCCCGGCGAGCCGATCGAGCCTGGGGGCCTGGGAATTGAACGCCTGGGGATCTACGCCCGGGCCCTGGGCTTCGGCCACCAGCTGGGCATTGAGCTGCCTGCCGAAGAGGGGGGATTGATCCCCAGCGAAGATTGGAAACGGATCAACCTCGGCGAGAACTGGTCCACCGGCGACACCTACAACTCCGCCACCGGACAAGGGTTCGTCCTGGCGACCCCGCTGCAGGTGCTCAATTCCGTCTCGACCCTTGCCAACGGTGGGAGGGTGATGTGGCCGCACCTGCTCTCTCAAGTGCTTGACGGCGAAGGCAACCTCATCGAGGACATCGAGCCCTGCATGTTGTGGGACCTGACGGACGGCGTGATCACCCCGGCCGAGGAAATCGGCCGCTGCATCAAGGCACCGCAGGACGTGCTGGACCTCATGTCCGACCGGCCGCTGCCTAGCCCGGACATCGAGGTCTCCCCGGAGGTCATCGATTTGGTGCGGCGCGGTATGCAGCGGGTTGTCACTGACGGGACTGCTGCGGATTACGCCCAACTTGAGAACATCTCCTCGGGGGGCAAGACCGGCACCGGCGAGTTCTGCGACGCCGAAGCCCGCGAGAAGGGGCTGTGCGTCCCGGGCCAGTGGCCGACCCACTCCTGGTATGCAGCCTTTGCACCCTACGAGAACCCCGAAATCGCAGTCGTGGTCTTTGTCTACAATGGCGGGGAAGGCGCAATCACCGCCGGCCCGGTCGTGCGCGAGATCCTCGAGACGTACTTCGCCCTCAAGGCCGGCGATGCCTCCCGGGAATCGTAG
- a CDS encoding rod shape-determining protein RodA → MRSSSRLWRHFDVWLLAVVALMTIAGIAMIRSAIGGNENLAELVPRQAIYALIGLVLVFLTAAIDYRLWSAVARPMYLLVLAGLGFILAAGFVGFGSARWFNVGIVLIQPSELSKILMIIVLADYMSRHQHEISDLRVILRSLLIASIPILLVFLQPDLSTSVVIGVIWISLIWAAGARLRPLGVLVGAVLLAALVSLPFVARYFIAEYPAERDFLFVKHYQMARVANFLFPDPEAHYGASYNVNQSIISIGSGGLFGQGYGNGTQVQLRFLKVRHTDFIFSAFSEEFGFVGAVTLIALLMFVSYRCLRAAAHARDTYGALICYGVAVLLLFQGSFNIGMNLNLLPVSGLPLPFFSYGGSSLVATLIGIGLVESVNLRHKRIEL, encoded by the coding sequence ATGCGGTCGTCCTCCCGCCTTTGGCGTCATTTTGACGTCTGGTTGCTGGCAGTCGTCGCCCTGATGACGATTGCCGGCATCGCCATGATCCGCTCGGCCATCGGCGGGAATGAGAACCTGGCCGAGCTCGTGCCGCGGCAGGCGATCTATGCCCTGATCGGCCTGGTGCTCGTGTTCCTGACGGCTGCCATCGACTACCGCCTGTGGTCAGCCGTCGCCCGCCCGATGTACCTGCTGGTGCTGGCCGGGCTGGGCTTCATCCTCGCTGCCGGTTTTGTCGGCTTCGGCTCGGCGCGCTGGTTCAATGTCGGCATCGTGCTGATCCAGCCGTCCGAGCTCAGCAAGATCCTCATGATCATCGTGCTGGCGGACTACATGTCCCGACATCAACACGAGATCAGCGACCTGCGGGTGATCCTGCGCAGCCTGCTGATCGCCAGCATTCCGATCCTACTGGTCTTCCTTCAGCCGGATCTGAGCACCTCGGTCGTGATCGGCGTCATCTGGATATCGCTGATCTGGGCGGCGGGCGCCAGGCTCCGCCCGCTCGGGGTGCTCGTGGGCGCGGTCCTGCTGGCCGCCCTGGTCTCATTGCCATTCGTCGCCCGCTATTTCATCGCCGAGTATCCTGCGGAACGGGACTTCCTCTTCGTCAAGCACTACCAGATGGCTCGCGTCGCCAACTTCCTTTTTCCCGATCCAGAAGCCCACTACGGTGCCAGCTACAATGTGAACCAGTCGATAATCTCGATTGGCTCCGGCGGGCTCTTCGGACAGGGATATGGCAATGGCACCCAGGTCCAGCTCCGATTCCTCAAGGTTCGTCACACCGACTTCATCTTCTCGGCATTCTCGGAGGAGTTCGGGTTTGTGGGCGCGGTCACTCTGATTGCCCTGCTGATGTTTGTGAGCTACCGCTGCTTGCGAGCCGCGGCGCATGCGCGCGATACGTATGGGGCGCTGATCTGCTACGGGGTGGCGGTGCTGCTGCTCTTCCAGGGCTCTTTCAACATCGGCATGAACCTCAACCTGCTCCCCGTGTCGGGTCTTCCGCTTCCTTTCTTCAGCTACG
- a CDS encoding rod shape-determining protein, with protein MTWFLGLFSLDIGIDLGTANTLVSVRGKGIVINEPSWVAIEKKSKRPIAIGAEAKEMVGRTPANVVALRPLRDGVISEFEITEAMLEYFIGKAHEQSIVPVPRPRVVVGVPSGATEVEKRAVYDATMAAGAREAYLIEEPTAAALGAMLPVSEVRGSMIVDIGGGTTELAVFSMGGIVVSRSLRVAGDEMDQDIVSYVRNKYNLLIGERMAERIKITIGSAYPLKEERLSSVRGRNLVSGLPEAVEVSSVEIREAVSGSVRIIVQTIKDALDEVPPEIVADLMDGGICLAGGGSQLQGMSERLSTELRMRVWLAEDPMTCVVRGASTILENLELNRRFLVGLDRPRV; from the coding sequence ATCACCTGGTTCCTTGGCCTGTTCTCCCTGGATATCGGGATTGACCTTGGCACCGCGAACACGCTCGTCAGTGTTCGCGGGAAAGGCATTGTGATCAACGAGCCTTCCTGGGTGGCAATCGAGAAGAAGAGCAAGCGGCCCATCGCCATTGGAGCCGAAGCCAAGGAAATGGTGGGCCGCACCCCCGCCAACGTCGTCGCCTTGCGCCCGCTAAGAGACGGCGTCATCTCGGAGTTCGAGATCACCGAAGCCATGCTCGAATACTTCATTGGTAAGGCCCACGAGCAGAGCATCGTCCCGGTGCCGCGGCCACGGGTCGTGGTCGGGGTTCCCAGCGGCGCGACGGAGGTCGAGAAGCGAGCCGTGTATGACGCCACCATGGCTGCCGGCGCCCGAGAGGCTTACCTGATCGAAGAGCCCACCGCGGCCGCCCTCGGTGCGATGCTGCCGGTGAGCGAAGTCCGCGGCTCGATGATCGTCGATATCGGAGGCGGCACGACCGAGCTGGCGGTCTTCTCCATGGGCGGAATCGTTGTCTCGCGTTCGCTGCGCGTGGCCGGTGACGAGATGGACCAGGACATCGTCAGCTATGTGCGCAACAAGTACAACCTGCTCATCGGCGAACGCATGGCCGAGCGCATCAAGATCACGATCGGGTCCGCCTACCCCTTGAAGGAAGAGCGACTGTCCAGTGTGCGCGGCCGGAATCTGGTCAGCGGGCTCCCCGAGGCCGTCGAAGTGTCTTCGGTCGAGATCCGCGAGGCGGTCTCGGGCTCGGTCAGGATCATTGTTCAGACAATCAAGGACGCTCTTGATGAGGTCCCGCCGGAGATCGTGGCCGACCTGATGGATGGCGGAATCTGCCTGGCCGGAGGCGGCTCTCAATTGCAGGGCATGAGCGAGCGGCTGTCCACCGAGCTGCGAATGCGGGTCTGGCTGGCCGAGGACCCGATGACTTGCGTGGTCCGGGGGGCAAGCACGATCCTCGAGAACCTCGAGCTCAATCGCAGGTTCCTGGTCGGGCTTGACCGGCCGAGGGTCTAG